Proteins encoded together in one Balearica regulorum gibbericeps isolate bBalReg1 chromosome 3, bBalReg1.pri, whole genome shotgun sequence window:
- the FHL5 gene encoding four and a half LIM domains protein 5 isoform X1 has translation MTSNHTDCHYCLQSLRGRKYALRDENAYCVACYDSLFANPCEECKQPIECNSKDLAYKGRHWHERCFKCAKCSRSLVEKPFAAKDELLLCTECYSDEYSSKCFHCQKTIMPGSRKMEFKGSSWHESCFVCQYCRQPLGTKPLITKDNENYCVPCFEKQFAHHCYSCKKVITSGGVTYHDQPWHKECFVCAGCKTQLSGQRFISKDEYPYCVDCFSKLYAKKCSACKKPITALGGAKFISFEDRQWHGECFNCAKCSVSLVGQGFLTQQDDVLCHECGSAS, from the exons ATGACTAGCAATCACACAGACTGTCATTACTGCCTGCAGTCTCTTCGTGGAAGGAAGTATGCATTAAGAGATGAAAACGCTTATTGTGTTGCATGTTATGACAGCCTGTTTGCTAACCCCTGTGAAGAGTGCAAGCAACCTATTGAGTGCAATTCCAAG GATCTGGCCTACAAAGGCCGCCACTGGCATGAGAGGTGCTTCAAGTGTGCCAAATGCAGTCGCTCGCTGGTGGAGAAACCGTTTGCTGCCAAGGACGAGCTCTTGCTGTGTACTGAATGCTACTCTGATGAGTATTCATCTAAGTGTTTCCACTGCCAGAAGACCATTATGCCTG GTTCCCGTAAAATGGAATTTAAGGGAAGTTCCTGGCATGAATCCTGTTTTGTCTGCCAGTATTGCCGGCAACCATTGGGAACAAAACCATTGATCACCAAAGACAACGAGAACTACTGCGTGCCCTGTTTTGAGAAGCAATTTGCTCACCATTGCTACTCCTGCAAAAAG GTAATAACTTCTGGGGGAGTGACCTACCATGACCAGCCTTGGCATAAAGAATGCTTTGTGTGTGCTGGGTGTAAAACCCAGCTGTCTGGACAAAGGTTTATTTCCAAAGATGAGTATCCATACTGTGTAGACTGTTTCAGCAAATTGTATGCTAAGAAGTGTTCTGCCTGCAAGAAACCTATTACAG CTCTCGGAGGTGCCAAATTTATCTCGTTTGAAGACCGCCAGTGGCATGGGGAATGCTTTAACTGTGCGAAATGCTCTGTCTCATTGGTGGGCCAAGGATTCCTGACTCAGCAGGATGATGTCCTTTGTCATGAATGTGGTTCTGCTTCATAG
- the FHL5 gene encoding four and a half LIM domains protein 5 isoform X2, protein MDLAYKGRHWHERCFKCAKCSRSLVEKPFAAKDELLLCTECYSDEYSSKCFHCQKTIMPGSRKMEFKGSSWHESCFVCQYCRQPLGTKPLITKDNENYCVPCFEKQFAHHCYSCKKVITSGGVTYHDQPWHKECFVCAGCKTQLSGQRFISKDEYPYCVDCFSKLYAKKCSACKKPITALGGAKFISFEDRQWHGECFNCAKCSVSLVGQGFLTQQDDVLCHECGSAS, encoded by the exons ATG GATCTGGCCTACAAAGGCCGCCACTGGCATGAGAGGTGCTTCAAGTGTGCCAAATGCAGTCGCTCGCTGGTGGAGAAACCGTTTGCTGCCAAGGACGAGCTCTTGCTGTGTACTGAATGCTACTCTGATGAGTATTCATCTAAGTGTTTCCACTGCCAGAAGACCATTATGCCTG GTTCCCGTAAAATGGAATTTAAGGGAAGTTCCTGGCATGAATCCTGTTTTGTCTGCCAGTATTGCCGGCAACCATTGGGAACAAAACCATTGATCACCAAAGACAACGAGAACTACTGCGTGCCCTGTTTTGAGAAGCAATTTGCTCACCATTGCTACTCCTGCAAAAAG GTAATAACTTCTGGGGGAGTGACCTACCATGACCAGCCTTGGCATAAAGAATGCTTTGTGTGTGCTGGGTGTAAAACCCAGCTGTCTGGACAAAGGTTTATTTCCAAAGATGAGTATCCATACTGTGTAGACTGTTTCAGCAAATTGTATGCTAAGAAGTGTTCTGCCTGCAAGAAACCTATTACAG CTCTCGGAGGTGCCAAATTTATCTCGTTTGAAGACCGCCAGTGGCATGGGGAATGCTTTAACTGTGCGAAATGCTCTGTCTCATTGGTGGGCCAAGGATTCCTGACTCAGCAGGATGATGTCCTTTGTCATGAATGTGGTTCTGCTTCATAG